The sequence TAGGTTACATAAAATAGAAAAACGGAAAAAATATGTTACCTTTTTATGTAAGTTGCCCTTTCTAAAATAAATGGATACCAAGTTTAAAAGAAAATCGCTATCTTTATCGCTATCGCTATCAGCGATAAATATTAAATAGGAATAGTAAATAGTACTCCTAAaaaaggagtattattattattacttagtaaataaataataaataaatataaatataaataataaataaatataaatataaatgtaaatatataaataataataataataataataataataataataataataataataataataataataataataataataataataataataataataataatagtaaatagtaaatataaataaattgattaaaaaaaaaatactgacGCCTTGGTATATACAGAGATTAACACATAACCACGAAAAATTCAAAAGCTCATCTTTTCCCGCCTATCCTCAAACCAAATCTACAAACTCCAAAACCAACATCTGCTGCCTTAAAAAGATTATTTATCCAATACAAATTTCAAATCGCAATGTCCGCCGTACGCCGGAACAAAGAAACCGCCGCCGCCATCGGCGGTGGCGCAGTTAAAATCACCACCGTCCAATCATCAAAAACACTCAGAAGCACAACTCCAGTTTCCGATCGAAGCAATATCTCCACCGGAAAAGAAAACATTAACAGTTCCAGATCCACGTCTCGTATTCGAGCTGCAGCAAAGCCACAGAAACCGCTCGTGCCACTGATTGTTAAACATGATCGAGTCGAGTCGCGTGCGAGGTGGTCAACGAGTGTGCCGAGAGGTAGGAGCTCTAGTCCTTTTGAATTTAATAGAGTTACATCTGATGTACGTAAAACTAGGGTTCCTAGGGTTTCAGGTGATAGGAATGATAAAATTGATAGAATTGAAAGAAGTGTTAGTGTTGGTAGATCAACTAGggtttcagataaggatagtcagCAGAAGAAAGGGGTTATTAATTCTAAACCTAGTTCTTATAATGGAAGTGTGaatttgaaaaataaagttttgaaTTTGGAGAAGAAAAGTGAAGTTTGTGAGGAATCTAGGAATAAAAATGTAACAACACAAATTAGTAGCTTGAAAACAAAGTGTGATTCGGATTCTGTTATGATGAAAGTTTCTGAAAGTGTTAAGATATTTGAGAAGTTCAAGTCGAAGTCTTGTGTAGGGTTGAGGTCGGGAAATGGGATTGAAAATGAAGAGAAAGGTGCTCGGTTGAGTTTTGGTGGTTCAAGTGGGAAGGCGTCGAGTAGAGGGAGTAGTTTGGATAGGTTGAATGATAAGGGAGTAAGTGAAGATGTTTTGAATGGGAGATCGAGTGGTAAGTATCCGAGTAAACTACATGGGAAGCTTGCGTTTTTGGAAGAAAAGGTGAAGAGGATAGCATCGGATATTAAGAGGACTAAGGAGATGCTTGATTTGAACAATCCTGATGCTTCAAAACTGATGCTTTCTGATATTCAGGAAACGGTTGCAGGAATTGAGAAGGCGATgggtgatgttgttggtggtgagaaAGATAAGAAAGGTTTAATCAATGTAAATGAAAAAGATAATGTTGAGATTACTGTAGTGAAACAGAGTAGTCCTTCTAAGGAGTTGAGCGGTGCAAAAAGTTCAGCTAAGGGATTGAATACCGATGAGCTAGAAGCAAGATTATTTCCTCACCATAAGCTTCTTAGAGACAGGTCAACACTAAAAGCAACTTCTGGAAGCAAAGATACACTGAAAAATGCGGTTGCTTTAGTTATTGCAGAGACAAAAATTGACTTATCGGAGAGTAAGGATGTGTCTAAAGTTGCAACCGGGAGAGGTGGTTTGGAGATATGTGAAGTTCAAGAAACTGACAGTGCAGTAGGCTCAAAATCACATGATAATCCAAATACTAGTACTGTAAAAGGTGATGTTGAGACAACTCTCAGAGCTGATGAAACACTTGATGATTCTGATGAGCAAGAAAATAAGACATTCACCGTTTTTGAGGTGGAGATGGATGATAGTTTCAATAATCAGTTAAATGCGATTGGGCCCAAGACCTCTACTGGTGGCTGGTTTGTGTCTGAGGGAGAGTCGGTTCTGCTTGCTCATGATGATAATTCGTGCACCTTTTATGATATCGCCAACTCTGAGGTACATAATGTTGTTTTATGGCATCTATAACATATCTGATTGATTTATTCTACATGTTTAGATACTATGTTGCTCACATACATGAAAAACTCTTAAGTGGTAAGTGTGGCTTAAAGTATCATAATCGTATAATTGATCGTAATGTGTGATGACAGTTAACCAAACTTTAATATATCTCAAATAAAAGtcaaaaggtagaaggttttccctgttcgggctacCCGTGAGGacaagtaatccgaccccatactctgatgCATCAGGCTTACTCCTGACTGTTTCCAATCCATTcctggccaccactaaatattcgtcctaGACAGGATTTAAACCTTAATATATCTCAAGTGTTGGTGACAGTTAAGCAAACTCTAATATATCTCGAGTGTTTTATATAGTAACTTCACACATGTTGTCTCGTATCTGACTACTACGTTACACCAAATGCCGTGACTTCAAGCTTGAATTATTAGTGTAGACCCTCACCCAAACCTCACTTTAGTTCATCATCAGTAATAGGATGTTATTAGTAGGGTAGCCATTCTTGAATCCTTTACCAAACTATATGTTAGGTATCCAAGTTAGCCTGTCCAAAACCCCCATGAAGCTAGTTATTTTACAATGCAGTTTTAATGGTTTTCTTTTAGTAAGTGTGGTTGATGCATATCAAGTATGCAAGTTGACTTTTTTTAGAATCCCAGATAGTAAAATAGTTATTTCAGAATGCAGTTTTTAATTATTTCTTGCTAGTAAATATGTTTGATGCTTATCAAATATGCAGATCAGCTGTATTATGTTTTTATAAGTCGGTTATACATCTTAGTCAATAGTGTTACTTTCTCCCTACAGGACACAAATGATCAAGAACTTTATTAGTTAGTGTAACATAAAATGGGTAGTGTATCACTGAGTTACGATCGGGGTTGATTTGGGTCATGTTTAATCTCAAACGGGCTGAAAGTCACTAAATAACATATGCATATTAACCTTCCAAATTGTTTCTGCTTAATAAGTTGGATTTTCTTCAAGAATATCTCGCTATTATAGTTATGACTTATCACTAACACATAGCTTTCTAAAACCGTTTTCCAAAAGTATGCAAGTAAAATGTAAATTGTGTTTGCAACCCTGCAAGATACACCCTTTCTATCTTATCCAACCTGCATACGTGCCCATCTTGCCACTTCTAATGCAATATTGAATttaaaatacatacatatatatatatataacaatgttTGTTTATGACTTCAGGAGAAATCCATATACAAGGCTCCATTTGAAGCCTCACCTAATATGTGGAGAGATTGTTGGATAGTACGTGCACCTGGGGCAGACGGTTGCGCTGGACGATATGTAGTGGCTGCATCTGCTGGTAATAGCATGGATTCAGGTTTTTGCTCATGGGACTTTTACACCAAAGAAGtaaaatcattttatattgaaGATGGAATTACTAATACAAGAACAGCATTGGCTCCATTACCCAACAATGTTTTGAACAGACGACACTATTTGGCTAATTTGACTCCTGAAAACAGACAATGGTGGTACAAACCTAGTGGCCCACTTATTGTTTCAACAGCAAGTAATCAGAAAGTTGTGAGTATATACGATATTCGTGATGGAGAGCACATTATGAAGTGGGAGTTGCAGAACTGTGTTTCAGCAATGGAAAACACGAGTCCTTTGCAATGGAGGTCCCGGGTGAAGGTGGTTGTGGCTGAGGCAGAAACTGTTTCTTTGTGGGATGTGGGGTCTCTCGCCCCTCAACCGTTACTATCGGTTTCTTCTAGTGGTAAAAAAATTTCAGCACTTCATATTAATAACACTGATGCTGAGCTTGGTGGAGGTGTTCGTCAAAGGTAAGTCTTATATcagtcttgtttttttttttttttttttttgggttcttGATATATAGTTGTGCTTTATTGAATGTCCTTTAGATTTGTTAATTGTGGAGGGGTTTTTTTGACCCATTTATATGCAAATGGGCTGTTTGGTTTATGTTCTTATTTCACGGGTTGAGGTAAAAATTTAATTAAAAGGGTAACAGATCAAGTGGGCTGAAGGGGTTTGTAAAACAGTAATAGTTTATTAGATGATTTGATATCATATTTGACACAATAGTTATTAAAGTTTATGACTTTATTCATAATACATGGTGAAATTGTATTGTGGGTCAACTCAACTTGATCTGTACACACACTCAGAAGTTGTTGGTTATGCCGCACCAAATGTATTGATTCtgatatatattttgtaatcagGGTGACCTCAGCAGAAGCAGAAGGGAACGATGGCGTATTCTGCACATCAGATTCAATAAATATACTAGATTTTCGTCACCCATCTGGGATTGGTCTCAAGATTCCAAAATACGGCACCACGGCCCACTCAGTTTTCTCCAAGGGCGACTCAATCTATGTCGGCTGCAGTGGCCCACAATCATCGACTAGAAAACCAACATCGGCCTCCCAAATCCAACAATTCTCCATTCGCAAGCAAAAGCTAATCAGCACTTACACTTTACCTGAATCTAATGCTCACCCACATTATAAAGCTATAACACAAGTATGGGGTGACTCAAATTTAACCATGGGTGTATGCGGGTTAGGATTGTTTGTATTTGATGCATATAAGGATGATGGCTTGAAACCATTTACAAGTGATTATGGAAGTGGTCAAAAGATTAAAGAGACCGTTGGGCCGGATAACTTATATTGTCCTTCGTTTGACTATTTAGGATCGCGAGCTTTACTTATATCAAGAGACCGCCCTGCATTTTGGAAGTACTTGTCTTAGCTAATGTTATGGTTTTTGGCTTTGTAATATATTTGTCACCCTAAGTGTTTGTTTTGCTGTTTTATGCATTGCATTACATTTCCTTGTGTAATATGCAGaactttgaattcatttatttccaTAAGTTTGATTATGTGATATTACTATTTTGTCTTTTGAGTTTTGATGATGGTTTGATTGTTTCTAACCCATATCATTTAAATATGGTCCATTATGTTAAAAATGAAAAAAGATTTGTAAAAGTGTCTTTTCCAATAATATAAAAATGTCTGTACTGCTTATTACGAGTACATAAATGAAACtggacattttatttatttattttacatgtTATATCAATATCAATCATAACTACAGTGTTGCAAAaatccgattactcgccgattaatctccgattaatcatttttaagagcaatccgttcccattttctaaaatccgtttaattaatcggttAACGTCAATTGATGAGTCAAAAtttaatttggtaatcaaagtcggtcaaagtcaaaattgttcaacattttaacatgaatttaaactagaaattCATAGTTTTGAATAAAATGAACaaatttagacaattatgttaaagtgtatgtttatgtttatgtttatgattttcttctatattcacacatataatttttgaaagTTAATATATAAATGCATAAAGTACAATCCAAATAATCCTCGATTAATCCCTGAATTGCCGATTAATCTTTCTAAAGTCCCCACCAATTAatctccgaatagcgaattttgcaaccttgatcaTAAGCGttgtaaatgagccgagctactcgaGAGCTACTAGAGCATGGCTCGTTAAAAACTCGATTCGAGCCAAGCCTAAACGAGCTTGAGCTCGAGTTCGAGCCTAAGTTAGGGATCGTTTGTTAAACGAGCTCGAGCTTTAGAAGTCGAGCTCCTTTAAGTTCACGAGCCTAAACGAGATTtccttcctatatatatatatatatatatatatatatatatatatatatatatatatatatatatatatatattaaagttgcAAAAAATAcgtttatatttctatttattattattatttaatttattatttaacaAAAAACAATACATGTCAAACAATGTTGTAAGTTTTTTTTCACGCTTGCCCAATCTCAATAGACATTGAGCCTCACACATATAGGGTAATAATTTGTCCCAAGTCCCAACTTCACTTTACAACTTTCATCTTCTCAAATCCCAACTTCTATTTACAATTTCTTCATATTCATTTGTACATTATTAAGTCTCTTCTTCACATTTCTTCCTCTTCATTTAGGACATGCATGTTTTTTATCTTCTATAAAGATGATTTCTTTAGGTGTAACATGTTTTTAGTTATTCCCAATTGTTTAAATAGCTTGTCAAAGTTTGTAATCTTTTGTGAAAGTTTGTGAAAGTTTGCAATAGAGTGAGAAGCTACAAATTAAATTTCTCAGTTGTATTTATAATTATGAAAATTTTGTTTTATTTTGTATGTATCCAATTTGAGGATATAAACTTTTCACTTATGactattttttttttcgaaaaacaaATATATTAAACACAAAACTGGCCAATAACGGGGGCCCGACCCAATACACGAAAAGGGACAAGCCCGTTAAAATATGGCCTAGCCCGAACACTAAAGACTACCGAAACAGGGCTAGGACAATACTAAAACACGAGAAACCAGAAGCTCAATTATTTCTTTAACGAGCTCGAGCTTTGCTTAACCATCTCGAGTATTGCTTCAAGAGCTCGAGTTTATTGTTTTTTAGAAAAATACGATCTtataacgagccgagctcgagcttttgAAATGAatcacgagccgagctcgagctaaaAATCTTAGGCTAGAACCGAGGCGAGCTCAAACACTGCCAAGCTCGGTGTGACGAcgcgaaaattttcgactaaaatttaaacttgatctttatatgtttccaacacgataagcaatgtctgtaatgttgagtctcaaaatttttgaactatttacatggattcatttaacctttgactattcccgacgattcacgaacaattgtttataattaaatatgtatacatatatataaatgtaagtatatttaataattggaaattattaaatataatttaaacattgaaattaaatatgtaagataagatacaaaataactaagtgtaatttaaaatgaaattatatataaatatatatgatttttatgtataattaaaatattgtattatatatataatacataaataataataattttttttaataaaagtcaTTATATAAGATTATTAAATAgtacataagtaattatatatatatatatatatatatatatatatatatatatatatatatatatatatataaacaaattaaaatatagttattataataatattattattactttcaaaataaatatcagtattaataatattatgttataattatgaaatttgatgtatataaattgttatattagtattattattaacattattattatcattaataatattgatattagtagtattattagtattatgaataataatattactaccattgtatagttaatatcattattaatatctaatattattataattaatataattattatgagtgttattataattaaatatttattagaaaacaatacattttattattatttacattaataataggattgttatcatttttattattattagtatgaagatttcatattgttattattattattattattattattattattattattattattattattattattattattattattattattattagtttcatcattattattaaaaatcaatgca comes from Rutidosis leptorrhynchoides isolate AG116_Rl617_1_P2 chromosome 4, CSIRO_AGI_Rlap_v1, whole genome shotgun sequence and encodes:
- the LOC139841512 gene encoding KIN14B-interacting protein At4g14310, producing MLHRQQVRDELLHDLSLSGKCRKLIRMSENAFKILCEKLESDGGLRPTQRMSDEEKVARFLFMIGNDLKTSLIAWFFRRSESCTNRHFHKVLNALLSLEDQYIRQPTGDIVPSEIAVKKRFYPFFKNCIGAIDGTHVSVRVPNKDAPRYRGRKGYLTINALVACTFDLKFTYILSGWEGRYYLVDGGLPLRSSLIAPYRGVRYHLKEYSSHSPENPKELFNLRHASLRNSIERAFGVLEKRFPIIRSTTEPFYSCETQSDVFLELIMGKSVNDGSSTKRERLEWSTKMDASFIQAMIKEQEDGNRIDGSFTTQAYTNMLNALNTEFPDKGLKKDHLKNRLKSLKDNFSQCYDIFRGVKLSGFGWNSETMLIEVEDEVWDTLIQEKPEAAKWRKKVIHHYESLQLLFSKDRATGTAAATAKERTNQQTKEPITVTIDDIDQYVETNDIGLENFDTIDEVNPTLTTPPSNGKLPIKSKSKKRKLKKLEEEEDFTSKFLGTMTNVADAIDRSTKVMESSHPHVYSEAEIYKELEFMGMEDDDTENAYHFLVDRPEKVRALFECPIHKPHLFPPILKPNLQTPKPTSAALKRLFIQYKFQIAMSAVRRNKETAAAIGGGAVKITTVQSSKTLRSTTPVSDRSNISTGKENINSSRSTSRIRAAAKPQKPLVPLIVKHDRVESRARWSTSVPRGRSSSPFEFNRVTSDVRKTRVPRVSGDRNDKIDRIERSVSVGRSTRVSDKDSQQKKGVINSKPSSYNGSVNLKNKVLNLEKKSEVCEESRNKNVTTQISSLKTKCDSDSVMMKVSESVKIFEKFKSKSCVGLRSGNGIENEEKGARLSFGGSSGKASSRGSSLDRLNDKGVSEDVLNGRSSGKYPSKLHGKLAFLEEKVKRIASDIKRTKEMLDLNNPDASKLMLSDIQETVAGIEKAMGDVVGGEKDKKGLINVNEKDNVEITVVKQSSPSKELSGAKSSAKGLNTDELEARLFPHHKLLRDRSTLKATSGSKDTLKNAVALVIAETKIDLSESKDVSKVATGRGGLEICEVQETDSAVGSKSHDNPNTSTVKGDVETTLRADETLDDSDEQENKTFTVFEVEMDDSFNNQLNAIGPKTSTGGWFVSEGESVLLAHDDNSCTFYDIANSEEKSIYKAPFEASPNMWRDCWIVRAPGADGCAGRYVVAASAGNSMDSGFCSWDFYTKEVKSFYIEDGITNTRTALAPLPNNVLNRRHYLANLTPENRQWWYKPSGPLIVSTASNQKVVSIYDIRDGEHIMKWELQNCVSAMENTSPLQWRSRVKVVVAEAETVSLWDVGSLAPQPLLSVSSSGKKISALHINNTDAELGGGVRQRVTSAEAEGNDGVFCTSDSINILDFRHPSGIGLKIPKYGTTAHSVFSKGDSIYVGCSGPQSSTRKPTSASQIQQFSIRKQKLISTYTLPESNAHPHYKAITQVWGDSNLTMGVCGLGLFVFDAYKDDGLKPFTSDYGSGQKIKETVGPDNLYCPSFDYLGSRALLISRDRPAFWKYLS